From the Lolium rigidum isolate FL_2022 chromosome 2, APGP_CSIRO_Lrig_0.1, whole genome shotgun sequence genome, one window contains:
- the LOC124691882 gene encoding serine/threonine protein phosphatase 2A regulatory subunit B''beta-like, giving the protein MEAAPDLSAVSALTLQVDLLQLPPEIPAPGAPALRGVLDRLFTHWLSLPDTVALVGCLAQKAKTSGGLAGCGMLPSMMMQGGANVPPLSPRSPRLARRPSGVGGGHSHRSASPLRPSTARAAKEIIPQFYFREGRPPPYEQKRQCISGVEQLFTGHSNGLRIQEFRMVTRELCKIPSFFTTVLFAKIDKDNTGFVTREAFMDFWVNSNMMNMDTETQVFTILKQHNHDYLTKEDFKPLLRDLLDNHPGLEFLKSTPEFQERYAETVVYRIFYCLSRIGSGLLTLRELKRGNLLDALRHADDEEDINKVLRYFSYEHFYVIYCKFWELDTDHDFFIDKENLIKYGNHALTYRIVDRIFSEVPRKFTSKVAGKMCYEDFVHFILSEEDKSSVPSQDYWFKCIDLDGNNILTHNELQYFFEEQLHRMECMAQEPVLFEDILCQLVDMIGPEDDTFFTIKDYRRCKLSGHFFNVLFNLNKFMAFESRDPFLIRQMREEPSLTDWDRFARREYIRLAMEEDGEDASNASGDVWDESLESPF; this is encoded by the exons ATGGAGGCGGCGCCGGATCTGAGCGCCGTGTCGGCGCTGACGCTGCAGGTGGACCTGCTGCAGCTGCCGCCGGAGATCCCGGCCCCGGGCGCCCCCGCGCTGCGCGGCGTCCTCGACCGCCTCTTCACGCACTGGCTCTCGCTCCCCGACACCGTCGCGCTCGTCGGATGCCTGGCGCAGAAGGCCAAGACCAGCGGCGGCCTCGCGGGGTGCGGGATGCTGCCGTCCATGATGATGCAGGGCGGCGCCAACGTGCCGCCGCTCTCGCCCAGGTCGCCGCGCCTCGCCAGGAGGCCCAGCGGGGTGGGGGGCGGACATTCCCACCGTTCTGCGTCACCGCTCAGGCCGTCCACCGCCCGCGCCGCCAAGGAGATCATTCCGCAG TTCTACTTCCGGGAAGGCCGCCCGCCGCCATATGAGCAGAAAAGGCAATGCATATCCGGAGTCGAGCAGCTATTCACCGGGCACTCCAATGGTCTTCGGATTCAAG AATTTCGGATGGTTACCAGGGAGCTCTGCAAAATACCGTCCTTCTTTACCACAGTTCTTTTCGCAAAGATCGATAAGGATAACACTGGATTTGTCACAAG GGAAGCCTTTATGGATTTCTGGGTGAATAGCAATATGATGAATATGGACACTGAAACCCAAGTATTTACGATTTTGAAGCAACATAATCATGATTACCTCACAAAG GAAGACTTCAAACCACTTCTTCGAGACCTATTGGACAACCATCCTGGGCTGGAGTTCTTGAAGAGCACGCCGGAATTTCAGGAAAGATATG CTGAGACTGTCGTATATAGGATATTTTATTGCTTGAGTCGAATTGGAAGTGGCCTTCTCACTCTTAGGGAGCTCAAGCGTGGAAATCTGCTTGATGCGTTGCGGCatgctgatgatgaagaggatatcAATAAAGTTTTAAG GTATTTCTCGTATGAACATTTTTACGTCATATACTGCAAATTCTGGGAGCTTGACACGGACCACGATTTCTTTATCGATAAAGAAAATCTTATCAAGTACGGAAACCATGCGTTGACATATAGGATTGTAGATAGAATTTTCTCAGAG GTTCCTAGGAAATTTACAAGCAAAGTTGCCGGAAAAATGTGTTATGAAGATTTTGTTCATTTTATTTTGTCGGAGGAGGACAAATCATCAGTACCGAGCCAAGATTATTG GTTTAAATGTATAGATTTGGATGGCAACAACATACTCACACACAATGAACTACAATACTTTTTTGAGGAGCAACTTCATCGCATGGAATGCATGGCCCAGGAACCTGTACTATTTGAGGACATCTTGTGTCAACTAGTTGATATGATTGGACCTGAG GATGACACCTTTTTTACAATAAAAGACTACCGGAGGTGCAAATTATCTGGCCATTTCTTCAATGTTCTCTTCAACCTCAACAAGTTTATGGCTTTCGAATCTAGAGATCCCTTTCTCATCCGCCAA ATGCGTGAAGAGCCATCCTTGACTGACTGGGATCGTTTCGCTCGGAGAGAATATATAAGATTGGCGATGGAAGAAGATGGTGAAGATGCTTCAAATGCAAGCGGAGATGTGTGGGATGAGTCGCTTGAGTCTCCTTTCTAA